From a region of the Chromatiales bacterium 21-64-14 genome:
- a CDS encoding glycine cleavage system protein H, whose product MSELPSDLKYAKTHEWVRVQDDGTVTVGISDHAQDQMGDMVYVEVPDTGRAVQAGEACAVVESVKSASDVYAPVSGEVVESNAALSDHPEQVNQAPYEAGWLLRIRPSDPAELKHLMDVDGYRDFLATEEH is encoded by the coding sequence ATGAGCGAACTTCCCAGCGATCTGAAATACGCCAAGACCCACGAGTGGGTGCGGGTCCAGGACGATGGCACCGTGACGGTCGGAATCTCTGACCATGCCCAGGACCAGATGGGCGACATGGTTTATGTAGAAGTCCCGGACACCGGGCGCGCGGTGCAGGCGGGCGAGGCCTGCGCGGTGGTGGAATCGGTCAAATCCGCGTCCGACGTGTATGCGCCGGTCTCCGGAGAGGTCGTGGAATCCAACGCGGCCCTCTCCGATCACCCGGAGCAGGTGAACCAAGCCCCCTACGAGGCTGGCTGGCTGCTGCGCATCCGCCCCAGCGATCCCGCCGAACTGAAACACCTGATGGACGTCGACGGCTACCGGGATTTCCTCGCCACGGAAGAGCACTGA